The Pandoraea apista genomic interval CAAGCTCATACTCTGTGGCCTCGCGTTTCGACGTGGTGTGCGTGGTGCCGCGATAGCGGACCTTGGCAATAGCGAATTCGTAGTACCAGATGTCCGAACCCGGACGTTTGTAAAGTGTCATTCGTGCGCCCCCGCGCCAGTACCATGCGCTTCACCGCACAAAGCGCCCCAGACCGCCGACGCCCCCTCTTGGCCCGCCCGCGACACCAGATATTCATTCTCAAACGTCTTGAGTGCGAATACGTCGGCGGCTTCGTCATACTCGGCGACCATCGCGTCGTCCCCAAGCGTCAACGCGAACCAAGGGAAGCCCGTGACTTCCGTTACATACTCGCCGATCTGGGCGGTCCCAAACACCTCAATGGCGCGGCAGTGGAGCGACGCAAACAAGTGCGCGTTGGTTTGATGAGCGTTCATATGTTCTGGGTGTAGTCACTGTTTTGGTTCGTCGGGGGCATTGAGTGCGCGGGAGATCGTGGCAAGGCCCACGCCAAAATGCTCCGCTAGGGTTCGCACTGAACCGCCATGTTCTGCGTGATACGCGCGGACTTCTGCGTAGTCCACAGCAGGCTTACGACCTTTGTACTTGCCCGCTTCCTTTGCGACGGCGATACCTCGGGCTTGCATTTCGCGGCGATTCAAATAATCCGCCGCCCCCTGCGCCGCCATGAATGCCAAGAGCGCGTCACGAATGCCGAGCCGCAACGGGTCTGTTTCCCGCCCGTCAAACACCATGGCGTTGAGGGTGCATTCGACGCGCACGCCCTTTTTCATGAGCCGTTGCATGGTCTCGTGAAGCTCGTCGTATCTTCGTGAGATGCGGTCGAGCCAGCGAACCACTAGCACCCCGCCTTTACGCAAATCGCGCTCAACGTGCTGCCACTGTTCACGCTGCGAGGGCGGCACGTGGTACCCGCTCACCCCCTCATCTATGAACACGTCGTCTTTGGTTATGCCCTGCGCGGCGGCGTCTGCGTACTGGCTCGCGGCGGTCTGCCCGTCGAGCGTCGATACCCGTCCGTAATAGATGCGCCTCATTCGTTAATCACCTCGTTCCGTTGACGTGGTGATCCGAATTATAGACCGTTCCGAAATTCAGTCAACTCTAATGGAACGGATTTGAAAGGCGCTGGTGCGCTCGGCTGAGGTATACCCAAACGGAACGAGCCAGCGTATCGAAGGCAAGCAGGGCATGGCGTACGCGCCTAAGGGTTGGGGTAAGCCGGGAAGCGCGAGAAGGCGGGCAATTTCTCTCAATTTGAGGAAAAATCGGGCGCTCGCGTTGGGCGTGGTGCTTTCCCACACCGCGTGGAAAGGTCACGGGTGGACGTCCGGTGACTGAGCACCTTGTGGGTGAGTGTGCCCCCTATGTGATCCTCGCGCAGCTTTCGCCGCAGTTCACCGCGAAGCCTGTGGGCCGTCGGCCTTCCCTTGAGTCGAGTGATGACCACTTGGCAAGAATGGCGGGCCGTACGGGGGGAAATTGCGTCACTCGGCCCGGGAAACCATCTCACGAATTTTCAGGGGAAAAATAGGGCAAGCGTCACGCCAGCATGCTGGCTGACTATCGCATCTTTGGCCGCGTACGGCGTCGCTTCACCTTCACAAATTGTGGAGGTGAAGAACCAGCGAGGGGACGCAACGACGATTGATTGATCGGCCGATGAAAATGTTTAGGGCTTCGGATCGTCCGCGCTCCCATTCTCTTTGCCCTCGGAGACACGTACGCCAACCGGTGATACCTCGTGTGACATCTGTGGCGAGCGCGGGGGCAACCATGCGTCCTGAAGCTTGCCAGTAAGCATTGCGGCGAACCGGCGACTGATGTACCCGCCCTCCTTGCTCCGTTGTGCGGCGAGTTGCGTCGTTCCGCGCGGAAATCGGAGATCAAAGTTGATCTCCAGCAAATCGCTCATAAAGGAGTACAGCCCATCAGCATCAAAGTGAACGGAGATGACTTCCTTTCCGACGATGCGCGTAGATGTGATGCGCTCGACATTTTCTGGCGACCACTCCCACATTCCGTGCACTATTGCTTTGCGATATTCATGGCCTCGCAGAATTCTTGCATGCACCCTCTCCAACACCATCCGGCGTTTGCCTCTGGCTTGGTCCACCACACGCTCCTTTCATAGACTCAACACGCCCGTGAACTGTATGTTGTTCATCTCCCGTGGTAGCTTCGGTAGCTCCTCTGCGCCACCATCGGGGAAATAGGTGTCTAGCGTCTGAACGAAAACCTCGTGTTCCAGCGAAGCCCAAGCGGCGACAATCTGTCCGATGAAATGCGATTCTTTGTCAGTTAGCTGAAGGTCAAACAGCATCTTCAGTTTCCCGTCGTTGCTCACAATTCCACCCCCCTTTTCGAAAATAACCAATTTCCGGTTGGCCCGCCAGAATAACGCGCGAACCATGTCACCATCGCAGCCTAAAGCCATTCTTTGGGGGTAGTATTTGATTTCCCGAATCACTCCACCCGTGCCCGTATGGCCCACTCTTACTACTCCCAGCGCACAGGGACAAATCCGAATCAATCTGGTCTGCCCCTAAGAGACATCGTAGACCTTTACATTCGCGTGTACGACCAAATGTGCGAGGACGGGTACTTCTCCGAGGCCTTCGGCTATTACTGCGTAGACGCAGGTCACGTTAATGGCAACGTCCGCGACATCGATCTCGAATTGCTCCTTACCGTTCGGAAGAAAAACCTATGGCCCCCGAAAGAAGAAGGGCATAAATACACTGAAGACGATTTTTTTGATGTCGTAGAGTTTTTGTTCCAACAAGTTTCCAAGCCAATAGACGGCTCGTTTCATAGCTACAACCAATGCGGCATGCATTGGGAGACGTTCAATAGGCAGCAAGGCCAAAGCGAGTATCGCGATAAGGTGAATGCCGTATTGATGCACTATGCACGTCCGTTTGAATTATCAGAAAACGGCGAAATACTCCACAAGCCACAGCAGGGATTTGAAAAAATATTCGATGCCGACATTCCCTCAAGCGACGCAAATATATCAAAGCGCGTGAATGCCGCGATCTTGCGTTACCGCCGCCACGGTGCGACGCTCGATGACCGCAGGCAGGCAGTTCGTGATCTAGCGGACGTGCTGGAGTACACCCGCGCGGAGATCAAGTCACTTCTTACTTCCGCCGATGAGAAGGACCTATTTAATCTCGCAAACAACTTTGGAATCCGACACCACAACGACCAACAGAAGACGGGGTATGACGCGAGTCTATGGTTGAGTTGGATGTTCTACTTCTATCTTGCAACCATTCACGTTGTGCTACGGAAACAGCAACAGAGTCGGTCAGGCCTATCTGATGGCGGCTAACTTGAGCCAAGTTACGGGACCCGCTTACACACTCTGCTTGCCTCCGCTGGCCCTGCGTCCCGTCGCCTCAGCGGAGTGCTCGGCGACCGAAGTGAGTCACAATGCACGGACCAAGAGCACGCAGCAAATACCCCAGACCGCTCCGATGGTCATAATACTCATCGCCCAGGCGACCGGCTGCCACAGACCCTCACAACGAGACCTGGCACCTCCCGAGGAGATGGCTTTCTCGTGAATAGCCATCGTTTGGTCCATCAGGCTGCGGATGCGGGCGTGCAGTAACGTCAGTTCATCTTGTGTCATTCAAACCGTCTCCAATGTACTGAATGTGGTACGGGACCTGTAGCAACCAGAACCATCTCAGGGAAATGGTTACTGTTGAATCAGCGGAGCAGTTACAAGCCACCGTTACCGTGCCCTCATAATCCCAGTGGGACACGGTGCTGGTCCTGATTCCTCTCTAAGAGTCTTATAGAGGTATAGGGACCCTCGGAGTGATCACCCTGTGGGCTTTTATTCTGGCAGGCCGCCCCCCACCACCACACAATCGGGTGTGCGCGTCTTGGCATTTCGTCCTTACCTTGTGGGACATTAAAACAATCAAGGCAACTCGCCCCGATTGTTCCATTCCCGAGACCAGTTAGCCAGGCCACTTCACCCGGTTCAACGCCTCGACCATCGTCGGAAGACTCGCAGCGGCAGTGTAGATCCGCCGACCGCTAGAACCCGTCGCAGCGTGCCCCGTGATTGCGTCAGCGGTCTCTGCGTTGACACCAGCTTCGGCCAATGCCGTGCGCAGCCAATGTCGGAACCGATGCGAGCCTTTCAGCGTCCCTGCTGGCAGCCCGGTGACCTCGCGGAACTTGGCGAACCATCGCGCCCCGATATCAGACGGCCCCTTATTCCGATCATTGAGCGTAGGCAGCGCATGACCGGCCCGCCCCGACAGACGCTCGACCCAGTCAGCAAACCACGCATCACCCGTCAGGTTCGCCGGTAGCGGCACCGTCCGTTCGCTATCGGCAGTCTTAAGCGGGCCAGCCTCGGCGGTAAAGCGGACGCACAGCAGTCCCGAACGCGTCACGAAGTCCTCGCAGCGTAACTGCCCGACCTCGCCCAGACGTGCGCCGGTGTGCAATAACAGCAGCAGGAGCGCCCTACCGTCTTCGGGGGTCACATTGACCCACGACGGAACCTCGGCCATCCGGTCGGAAAACAGCGGACTGCTGAACATCCGGCGCAACTCGTCGTCAGTCCACGGCTCACGCTGCTTGGCCCCGATAGTCTTGTCGAAGGTCAAGTCCATTGGATTCCGCTCGATCAGGTCGTCCCTTACGGCTACGTTCACAACGGCCGTTACAGCACTAGCGATGTTATATGCGGTCTTTCGGACATAGCCCCGCGCAGGGTCCAACAGATAGGCCACGAAACGCGCTCCAGTGGCCTTGGTAATATCACGCACACCAACCCCTTCGGACACCGCCTCGAATAGCGATACGGCCCTTCTTGTGCGCCTGATCGAATCTTCTGAGGGGGAGTTACGGTTGATCCAACTCGGGATGACTTCGGATAGCTTCAGCACCTTGGGGGCAGACGACCCAGACGGCCCAGGCGGCGCAATGACCTCAGGGGTGTCGATAGGCTCACCTTGGTCCCGACGCTCCACATCGCGCCAAGCGCCTACCAGCGACCGGACAATGCTAATCAGGCACGACTTACCGTCAGGAGCCGACCAGTCCACACGCAGCCCCCAAGCCTTAGCGATGGTCTCGGCGTGTTGCTGGGCGATGCTCAAGTCACCATCGCGCATCGCAGCGACGGCCTTCGCGCGGAACATTGCGAAGGCATCTCGGGCGATCTGCTTCACACTCCCACTGGAATAGAACGTGGTGTTCTCCTCGGCCCGCAAGATTCTCCGACGAACCTCGTTGGCAAACTGTGCTGCTAGCGCCGGTGTGATCGTCACGAAGGGAGCCGGGGCAGCTTTGGCTCGCAATACGGCGAACCGGTTGCGGTACTCAGCATGGATGGCGTGCGCCCTCTCAGCCGCTTCGTCCCGATTGGAAGTCTTGAGACTCGCCCGGTAAGCATCGACAGCAAGGGAGCCATTCGAACGCCTCGGCCACAGGGGACGAATATCGTCAGGGAGTTTGATTCGGAGATGGTACGTAGCGCCCCGAAGGTGGACGCCAGCAGGTAGTGCAGTCGGCATTGTCATGGACTCGATTATCCACGCAATCTCGGCGGTGTGGTACCGCCAAGTGACACACTCTAGGCACACATGATTCTTTTTGGACTTCCCGGAGAGGCCCGCACCGCTTGGGTTTCCAAGACTGGCGGGACTTGCCGAGACTTCATTGATGGTGCGAGGAAGGGGACTCGAACCCCTACACCCTTGCGGGCGTCAGGACCTAAACCTGGTGCGTCTACCAATTTCGCCATCCTCGCAGCCCGTGGGCGTCGTTACCTTTGTGAGGAAACGGCATCCCGGCATCGGGTCGACGGCATGCATTGTCCAGATGGACATGAAAAGGGGCGACTCGTCGCCCCGCTGCATGCGTCAAAGCAGGCGAGCATTCTACACGAAGTGAATTTGAGCGGCAATCTCGCGTAACGCCAACCCTCTCTCGCCCGGTCCTCCATGCCCCCGGAATGCTAGAATTCGCACCAACTCATGGCGCTTGCCCCGATTGCGCGTCCGCGCGCCAATATCCCGGCATCCGACCAAACCCATACCCCCATTCGCATGCAACCCCACGAAACCGCCGACACCCCCTCCGGCACCCACGTCAGCGCCGCACAAGTCAACGAGTATTGCCGCCAGAAAGCCGGCCCTCCTGGCTCCGCACTCTATTACGCGCTGCTCCAACTGCCCCTGTCCAAGCGCGACGCAGCCTATGCCGCCCACGCTTTCTGCCAGGAAGTCGCCGATATCCACGCCGCCGTTCATGACCCCGGTGTCGCCCACGCAAAGCTCGACTGGTGGCGCCAGGAACTCGCCCGACTCTTTGCCGCTGCCCCAGCACACCCCGTCACCCGCGCCCTCGCGTCAGTCGTCAAAAACACCGACATCCCACGCGCGGCGTTCGAAGCCGTGCTTCACGGTGCCGAGATGGACCTCGCCCAAATGCGCTATCTCGACTTCGCCGGCCTCTCCCACTATTGCGACGCCGCCGGTGGCGCCCCCGCCGAACTCGTCTCGCGCATCTACGGTTTCAACAACCCGCAAACCCCCGCGCTCGCCCGCACCCTCGGTCACGCGATCTCGCTCGGCCGCCGTGTCACCGATGCGGGTCTCGACGCGCGCGCCGGCTATGTCTACTTCCCCATCGACGAGTTGCAACGCTTCGGCGTCACCGCCGCCGATCTGCAAAATGGAAAGTACTCGCCCGCCTTCGTCGAACTCATGAAGTTCCAGCACGCCCGCGCGCGTCAGGCCATCACCGAAGCCGCCGCCGCCATCCCGAAACATGACCGACGCAAACAAAAACCCCTGCTCGCCCTCGCCGCGCTCCAATTGGCATTGATGGACGAAGTCGCCGCCAGCGACTATCAGGTCCTGCACCAACGCATCGATCTCACGCCGCTGCGCAAATTCTGGCGCGCCTGGCGCGCTCGCTAAATCAGGCCAAGTCAGGCTAAATCACGCAAAGTCGCGATAAGACACGCCGACCCGCAACCGCCAATCGATCTGCGATGTCGCTCCAGCGACTCGCGAACCCCGCAAGTGCACCTGGCCGCCGTCCACGCCCCCACAAGACTTGCACGCATCAAGCAAGGCCGACTTGAACCGCGCACACGCGCGCCTCGCCCAACAACGACGTCGGCCCTTTCCCAAGAGCGCCTCTGCAATACCGCTCACCGATAGCAAGAATCCAAGACGCCACGGCGACCACTCAATCGACTCGAACGACCGGCACTCTCCCCCCGCACCAACGCCGACCCGCCGCGTGAGCGTCGGCAACGTCGCCCACCGGGTTCGGAAATCCAACGGGCGAAGACGTTCTGCCGGCGTCTATCGTCAATCCGATCCCAGCCCTCACCGCAACCTCAAACCCGCAACACATCCAACGGTTTGAATGCCCCGCCCAGCACCGGTTGAGGGTTCAAGCCCCACCAGCGTTGCAGCACCGTCGCGTACACATCGCGGAAATCGACAGCGAACGGCAGGTTCCCATTCCCGTCCAGCCGATCCAGCCTGGGCACATCTCCGTAGAGTCCACCGCGAACGCGCCCGCCCGCGATAAAGTGCGGCGCCACCGTGCCATGGTCCGTCCCGTTGCTCTGATTCTCGCGCGGACGCCGGCCGAACTCCGCGTACGTCACAATCATCGTCGACTGCCATCGATTCAACTCGGTCAGGCCCGAGCGCAACGCCATCATCCCTTGCGACAACTGACGCAACAAATTCGCCTGCTGCCCCGGTTGATTCTGGTGCGTATCAAACCCATTGAGCGTCAGACGCAAGACCGCAACGCCGCGCCCCGGCTGCGGTACACCCGCCGGCGAGTCCGCCGCCGCCACGACCTGCAACGCCGTCCTCACCACATTACCGAACGCCCCAGGCGGCATCGGCGTGCGCAACACATACTGCCCCTGACGCGGCCGCAGTCCATCCGCCGCCTTCACAATGTCGTTCTCCACGCGCAGCACATGCGCGAGCGCCGGATTGCTCACCTGCGCCGCATTCGCCGACGCCAGATTCGCATCCCGCAAAAACTGCGCCGGATTCGTCAATGTCACCGCGCGCGCCCCCCCGCCCAACGGCCCCAACTCCGCGCTGCCCACAATCACACCATCAGCATCGAAACCCGGCGGCACCGCCTGCTCGGCGAACGCCCGCGACAACCAGCCGTCTCGCAAATACTCGTCGGAGCGCGACGCCGTATTCCATATCTCGATCGACCGGAAGTGCGACAAATTCGGCTGCGGATACCCCACACCCTGCACGATCGCCAACTCCTTCGCCTGCCACATCGGCAACAACGCCCGCATCTCCGGATGCAGACCGCTGCGCTCGTCAAGTTGCACCACCTGCTCACGCTTGACACCAATACTCGGACGCAGGCTCGCGTACATCGGGTCCGCGTAGGGAATGACGGTGTTCAACCCGTCATTGCCCCCCTTGAGTTCGATCAGAATCAGCAGATTGCCGTAGTTGCCGACCGTTCCCGGCGCTATCCCGGAAAGATCACGCGCAGCGGCAAACACCGGCACCGGTGCCAGCCACGCCGCACCCAGGCCACCCGCGAAAGTCAGAAAATCACGTCGACGCATCTCACACCTCTCACGGCTCGCTCCGCAGGATTGAATACGGAGATTTCGCCCAATGACACCCATCCCGTTCTGCGCGCTATCGTTCTATCGCGCTACCGATCCAGCACGCCAACCCCGTCATCGCCCCCTCATTTCAACTGATATGCGGGGTCCATCAACAACGCCTGCAAATAGGCCGCGCTGTTCTCACCCGCCGTTTGCGGCGCCGCAGGTGCGAACGGCAATACGGCTCGCTGCAACGCCTCGCGCGACGCCGCATCCGGTATATCGACCGGCCCAAGCGCGTAGGGTTGCAACCAACGCGACAGGTCGAAACGTACGCCAGCGACTGTCCTCGGCATCGCGGCCGCAGGACGAAGCGCCGCGCGTTGCACTGCCGGATTCGCCGACAGCGACGGCGACATCATCGACGGACCACCGGAATTCGCGTTTTCCGTCGCCCGGAACATCCGCTCGACAAACTGCTTTCGTGCAAGCAACGTGGTGCTGTCGATCCAGGCGTCGCCGCCCGGCCAACCCTTCACGTTTGGCGGACGGAACAGGTCCTGCCCAAGCACGCGCATCTGCTGAGCCAGCATCTGCGGATCGTCGTAGCCAATGTCGAACTCGCGCACCGTGTCCGTCACGAACTCCGAGGGCGACTTGACCAACGTACCTCTCGTTCGCGCGTCCCAGAACGCCGGGCTCAGCAGCAGCGCACGCAGTGCAACACGGATGTCATAACCGCTCGCGCGGAAAGCCCCCGCCACACGCTGCACCTGCGCCGGATCGGGCGTAGGCGACACGAATTCGCGCCACAGCTTGCCGGTGACGAACGTCGCCGTTTCCGGTCGCGCCAGCAAAATGTCGAGCATCTGATCGCCATCGAAGTCGCCGGTCTGGTTCAGCACGGTCTTCGTGCCGGTGTCGTGCACATTGGCGCGCCAGACGTAGCTCATGGTCGGCCGATCGATACTCCATCCGGTGTAGGCGCGCGCCGCCTCGCGAACATCCTGCTCCGTGTAATGCCCCTCGCCAAGCGTGAACAACTCCATGACCTCACGCGCGAAGTTCTCGTTGGGACGCCCCTTGCGACTGCCCGCACCATCGAGATAGATGAGCATGGCCGGGTCCTTCGACACCTCATGCAACAACACACCAAAGTTGCCCAATGCGTTCGCTCGCAGCAGCACGTTCTGCCGATAGAGCACGACCGGCTCGCGCACCTTGTCGTCGCTCGATACGAAGTGGTTGTGCCAGAACATCGTCATGCGCTCGGTGAGCGGCGACGGCGTGCTCGCCATCTCCTGCGCCCACCAGGCAGCCAGCGACACCGCCATGCGATTGCGACGCTCGTTCAGCTCGCGTCGCTGAGCGTCGGTCATGTTCTTGACCGGTACGCCGTAGAGCGGCGGGTCGCTGACCCAGACGGGAGGCGGCGTAACGGCAGTGCGTCGCGTTTGCTCCAGCAGACGGTCGACGGCTTGCGCACGCGTGAGCCCGACGAATGGTGCCAGCTCGCGGGCATCGGGCGAGTAGCCGGTACGCGTGAGAAGGTAGCGGGCGTCGTCGGCAGTGAGAGGGCGAGTCGACGGATCGGCAGCGGCAGTGGTCGCGCGCGACGACGCAGAGTGGGTGGCATGCGCCGCGCCAGTGTGCTTCGTTCCCGCAGCGTTGGCCGTCGATGCCAAGGGCGACGCCAGCCACAGAGCCGCCAACACGCCCGGCACCCACCGTCGAGAGGCAAGCGTTTTGAGACTGGCGGTCAGGGTCGGCGCCGTGGCGATCCCGGGCTTCGTCGCCTCAATGCGCTTGCGACAGGCACAAAAAAAGCCAGCGTCGACAGCGGCTGGCGGTGTTGGGTTCGGCTTCATGAGACGCTCGCGTCAAAGTGACATCACTGGCGTTTTGGGAGAAGCGTTTGGCGACGTTTCCGAAAGCGGGGCGACCACTGACGTCGTGCGCGTCATGTTAGTGACTGTACAACTCTCGCACTGCGTCTTGAATATGCTGACGAAGCAAGCGCCGGTCTTCCGGCGACATATGACCATTGGGGCGACGGCCCGGCGGCGTGTTCGGCAGATCGTCGTTACGGCGCTCGCCGGAGGCATCTCCCTGAGACTTCGCATTCTTCGACGGATTGCGAGGCGACGGTGCTGACGCCGCACGCTGCTGCCCGGACGGACTCGCGCCATAGGCTTGCGTACCGAAATGAGCTACGGGACGCGCATAGGTCACGCCCAGGTGTCCCCAGAGCATGATTCCCCCGAACAGTAGCGTCAACTCAGCAGCCCATCTCATCTTGTGCGTATGTCCTTCATGCCATGCGGCAAATTTTCGGCATGGCAGGGGTGCAAGTGTACCCACAGCCTATGGTCAGCGCGCAAGCGGTAGGGTAAATTGTGTAACCCTTTGTAACCCGCTTTGGCGGCCTCCTCAGTTCGCAACATTTCGGGCTAAGATACGTGGCATGGAAAACAAAAATTCTCCCAAAATTCTGGTTGTCGACGACGATCCGCGCCTGCGCGACCTGCTGCGTCGCTACCTCGGGGAACAGGGTTTCAATGTCTTTGTGGCCGAAAATGCAACGGCCATGAACAAGCTTTGGGTGCGCGAGCGCTTCGATCTGCTCGTGCTGGACCTGATGCTCCCCGGTGAAGACGGTCTTTCTATTTGTCGCCGTCTGCGCGGCGCGAATGACCGCACGCCGATCATCATGTTAACGGCCAAAGGCGAGGATGTCGACCGTATCGTCGGCCTGGAAATGGGCGCCGACGATTATCTGCCGAAGCCTTTCAATCCGCGCGAACTCGTCGCCCGGATTCATGCCGTACTGCGCCGTCAGGCACCGCCCGAACTGCCGGGCGCGCCCAGCGAGACGATGGAAACGTTCGAGTTCGGCGACTTCGCCCTGAATCTCGCCACGCGCACGCTCACCAAGAACGGCCAGGAAATCGCTCTCACCACGGGCGAATTCTCGGTGCTCAAGGTGTTTGCCCGCCATCCGCGCCAGCCGCTGTCCCGCGAAAAACTGATGGAACTGGCGCGCGGGCGTGAATACGAAGTGTTCGATCGTAGCCTCGACGTGCAGATCTCCCGTCTGCGCAAGCTCATCGAACCCGACCCGGGCAGCCCCCGCTTCATTCAGACGGTCTGGGGCCTCGGCTACGTGTTCATCCCGGACGGCGGCGCGTGATCTTCCGCCTTTGCGTCTCGCGCAGCAAAACGACGCCGGTCGCGACAAACTCGTGCACCGGCGTTGTGTCTTGTTTGATGCCGCACCCTCTGCCCTACGTCACGCTTCGCCCTGGCAACCGTCATCTGGCGATCCAGGGCGGCGGACACACACGAATCACGCTTTAGACGGAGCAACCCCATGCATCCGATCCGGATGGTACGCGGGCTGTTCGGCGGTCTTTTCTGGCGTACCTTTTTCCTCATCGCACTGCTCATCGGCGTCAGTCTGGCCGCCTGGTATCAGAGCTTTCGCGTGATCGAACGCGAGCCGCGCGCACAACGTGTGGCGCAGCAGCTTGTGTCGATCGTCAAGCTCACGCGTACCGCCCTGCTCTATTCCGAACCCGATTTGCGTCGCGCCCTGCTCCAGGATCTGGAGAGCAATGAAGGCATTCGCGTGTATCCGCGCGAGCCGGCCGACAAGATCGAGAAGCAGCCGGGCGGCGTGGTGCAGGATCTGATCGTGCGCGACGTGCAACGACGTCTCGGCACCGACACGATCATCGCCGCCTCGGTCAACGAGATTCCGGCCATGTGGATCAGCTTCAAGATCGACGAAGACGATTACTGGGTCGCCATCGAGCAAGACCGGATCGACACCGCCACCGGCCTCCAGCTCTTCAGTTGGGGAACGTTCGCGCTGGCGCTCTCGCTCATTGGCGCCGCCTTCATCACCGCACTCGTGAACCGGCCGTTCGCCCGGCTCGCCCACGCGGCACGCGCCATCGGCGAAGGGCAACGCCCCGATCCGCTGCCCG includes:
- a CDS encoding recombinase family protein; the protein is MRRIYYGRVSTLDGQTAASQYADAAAQGITKDDVFIDEGVSGYHVPPSQREQWQHVERDLRKGGVLVVRWLDRISRRYDELHETMQRLMKKGVRVECTLNAMVFDGRETDPLRLGIRDALLAFMAAQGAADYLNRREMQARGIAVAKEAGKYKGRKPAVDYAEVRAYHAEHGGSVRTLAEHFGVGLATISRALNAPDEPKQ
- a CDS encoding tyrosine-type recombinase/integrase; protein product: MTITPALAAQFANEVRRRILRAEENTTFYSSGSVKQIARDAFAMFRAKAVAAMRDGDLSIAQQHAETIAKAWGLRVDWSAPDGKSCLISIVRSLVGAWRDVERRDQGEPIDTPEVIAPPGPSGSSAPKVLKLSEVIPSWINRNSPSEDSIRRTRRAVSLFEAVSEGVGVRDITKATGARFVAYLLDPARGYVRKTAYNIASAVTAVVNVAVRDDLIERNPMDLTFDKTIGAKQREPWTDDELRRMFSSPLFSDRMAEVPSWVNVTPEDGRALLLLLLHTGARLGEVGQLRCEDFVTRSGLLCVRFTAEAGPLKTADSERTVPLPANLTGDAWFADWVERLSGRAGHALPTLNDRNKGPSDIGARWFAKFREVTGLPAGTLKGSHRFRHWLRTALAEAGVNAETADAITGHAATGSSGRRIYTAAASLPTMVEALNRVKWPG
- a CDS encoding squalene/phytoene synthase family protein; the protein is MALAPIARPRANIPASDQTHTPIRMQPHETADTPSGTHVSAAQVNEYCRQKAGPPGSALYYALLQLPLSKRDAAYAAHAFCQEVADIHAAVHDPGVAHAKLDWWRQELARLFAAAPAHPVTRALASVVKNTDIPRAAFEAVLHGAEMDLAQMRYLDFAGLSHYCDAAGGAPAELVSRIYGFNNPQTPALARTLGHAISLGRRVTDAGLDARAGYVYFPIDELQRFGVTAADLQNGKYSPAFVELMKFQHARARQAITEAAAAIPKHDRRKQKPLLALAALQLALMDEVAASDYQVLHQRIDLTPLRKFWRAWRAR
- a CDS encoding DUF1501 domain-containing protein, whose translation is MRRRDFLTFAGGLGAAWLAPVPVFAAARDLSGIAPGTVGNYGNLLILIELKGGNDGLNTVIPYADPMYASLRPSIGVKREQVVQLDERSGLHPEMRALLPMWQAKELAIVQGVGYPQPNLSHFRSIEIWNTASRSDEYLRDGWLSRAFAEQAVPPGFDADGVIVGSAELGPLGGGARAVTLTNPAQFLRDANLASANAAQVSNPALAHVLRVENDIVKAADGLRPRQGQYVLRTPMPPGAFGNVVRTALQVVAAADSPAGVPQPGRGVAVLRLTLNGFDTHQNQPGQQANLLRQLSQGMMALRSGLTELNRWQSTMIVTYAEFGRRPRENQSNGTDHGTVAPHFIAGGRVRGGLYGDVPRLDRLDGNGNLPFAVDFRDVYATVLQRWWGLNPQPVLGGAFKPLDVLRV
- a CDS encoding DUF1800 domain-containing protein, which produces MKPNPTPPAAVDAGFFCACRKRIEATKPGIATAPTLTASLKTLASRRWVPGVLAALWLASPLASTANAAGTKHTGAAHATHSASSRATTAAADPSTRPLTADDARYLLTRTGYSPDARELAPFVGLTRAQAVDRLLEQTRRTAVTPPPVWVSDPPLYGVPVKNMTDAQRRELNERRNRMAVSLAAWWAQEMASTPSPLTERMTMFWHNHFVSSDDKVREPVVLYRQNVLLRANALGNFGVLLHEVSKDPAMLIYLDGAGSRKGRPNENFAREVMELFTLGEGHYTEQDVREAARAYTGWSIDRPTMSYVWRANVHDTGTKTVLNQTGDFDGDQMLDILLARPETATFVTGKLWREFVSPTPDPAQVQRVAGAFRASGYDIRVALRALLLSPAFWDARTRGTLVKSPSEFVTDTVREFDIGYDDPQMLAQQMRVLGQDLFRPPNVKGWPGGDAWIDSTTLLARKQFVERMFRATENANSGGPSMMSPSLSANPAVQRAALRPAAAMPRTVAGVRFDLSRWLQPYALGPVDIPDAASREALQRAVLPFAPAAPQTAGENSAAYLQALLMDPAYQLK
- the ompR gene encoding two-component system response regulator OmpR: MENKNSPKILVVDDDPRLRDLLRRYLGEQGFNVFVAENATAMNKLWVRERFDLLVLDLMLPGEDGLSICRRLRGANDRTPIIMLTAKGEDVDRIVGLEMGADDYLPKPFNPRELVARIHAVLRRQAPPELPGAPSETMETFEFGDFALNLATRTLTKNGQEIALTTGEFSVLKVFARHPRQPLSREKLMELARGREYEVFDRSLDVQISRLRKLIEPDPGSPRFIQTVWGLGYVFIPDGGA